GACGCTGGCGGCGCGGGCTGAGGGGTCGCCACCGGCGTCGGGGCGGCCTGTGTCACCGCCGACGCGGGCTGGCTCCGGGCCGCGTGGCTGCGCGTCCGGAACCACAAGATCCCCAGTCCCACCGCGGCCACCGCCGCGACCAGCAACGGAAGCCGCCAGGCGCTGCCGTGGCTCCTGCGTCCTACGACTTCCAGGTTGGCCAAGGTCGGTCGCGCCGGGGCCACATCCGGGCGCGGCCACGTCTGGGGCGGCCGCACATGCACCGGAGCATGGTGAGCAAAGGGATCGGCCGCCGCCGGCAGGAACTTCTCTTCCTCGCCGGAGACGGCTTTGGCTGCGGAAGCGCCGGCCGGCGCCGCCACGGACGGGAGGCTCCCCGGCGGCGGGGTCTTGGAAGCGGGCTTCGCCAGGGGCACGAACTTCACCGCCGGGGCCGGGGCCGGAGTTGGGAGCGCGGCGGGCGCGGGCGGAGGCGTCGGCACGGCTGTGAAAGCCGGCGGCGGCGTCGGCACCGCGACCGGCGCCGGGGGCGGCGTCGGAACCCCGACCGAGGTCACCGGCTTGCGGACCTTGGCATCCACCAGCAGATCGGGCGGGGTTGGGATGGGCTTGGCCTTGGCCAGGGCCGCGGCCGTGGCGGATAAGGGCATGAAGCCGGGAAGGGTCGGCCGCTCCACAGGAGCCGGCGTAGCGGTGGCCGCCGGCGGCGGGGTTGGGACCGCGGCCGGCGCCGCCTCCGGCGCCCCTGCCAGCGCCGCCGTCACAGGCGGCGGCGCGACCTCGGCAGCGGGAGCCGGCGGCGGTGCGGCCACTGGGGGAGGGACCAAGACGAAGGCGGACTCGAGAGCCTCGAACTCTCTCTCCGGCGACTTCACCGGCTGCGGCACGATCGCCGCCGGCTTGGGCTCGGGCGGAGCGGGCGGTGGCGGCGCCAGCGCGACCACTTGGACGGGCTGGGGCTCGGCCGGGCGCAGCTTCTCCTCCGGCGGGGGCTCTTCCTTCCGCTTCTCACCTTGGACGCCGGCGGCTTGGCGCGCCTGTTGCACCAACTCGGCCAGACCGTCCGCTTCGGTTTGCAACACGGCCGTGTGCATGCCATTGAAAGCACGGGAGTTGCCGGAGAACACGGCGAGGATTCCGGTCACCTTGCCGGCATCGTGGACGGGAGCCAGGGCCAGCGACTTGGCGTGCAGGCCGCGGAAGGCAGCATCCACGCGACCGTCCACCTCGACGTCGTCACAGCGTTGTGGCCGGGTCTTGCGCCCCAGGCACAGCTTGGCGAAGCTGCCCGCCAGCGACCAGCGATCCCCGGTCCTAGGCAGGTTCTC
This genomic interval from Terriglobales bacterium contains the following:
- a CDS encoding TonB family protein — its product is MARAQTFTGANGAALATLEGDNLIWLGAVGENLPRTGDRWSLAGSFAKLCLGRKTRPQRCDDVEVDGRVDAAFRGLHAKSLALAPVHDAGKVTGILAVFSGNSRAFNGMHTAVLQTEADGLAELVQQARQAAGVQGEKRKEEPPPEEKLRPAEPQPVQVVALAPPPPAPPEPKPAAIVPQPVKSPEREFEALESAFVLVPPPVAAPPPAPAAEVAPPPVTAALAGAPEAAPAAVPTPPPAATATPAPVERPTLPGFMPLSATAAALAKAKPIPTPPDLLVDAKVRKPVTSVGVPTPPPAPVAVPTPPPAFTAVPTPPPAPAALPTPAPAPAVKFVPLAKPASKTPPPGSLPSVAAPAGASAAKAVSGEEEKFLPAAADPFAHHAPVHVRPPQTWPRPDVAPARPTLANLEVVGRRSHGSAWRLPLLVAAVAAVGLGILWFRTRSHAARSQPASAVTQAAPTPVATPQPAPPASTPESPAAATPTPAAPTAAETGSAATAVATPAEGSRQIVTAQPSSSPVKTQAPAAGARPTATVAAPAGLEVRTPAPVAVPLTTRSQEPAPKTLLSLPAAAPAKLPDLPKPQAPAANLVRQASTPVPAQLLQSVPPVYPAAAKSLRLEGVVRLTAKVSAEGRVTDVVWVSGNSFFKDSALSAVRRWRYQPASLDGQPVESTVEIVLKFTPQ